In Acidobacteriota bacterium, one DNA window encodes the following:
- a CDS encoding ferritin-like domain-containing protein, translating into MPKIDSLQTMLMEELKDIYDAEQRLTKAIPKMIKAASDETLSEALQAHLEETQEQVTRLQEAFESLGAPAKAKPCPGMRGIIEEGSEHMSEDYSDDMLRDAAIIGSAQRVEHYEIAAYGTAIAHAKLLGLDSVVDLLERSLQEEKAADKKLTDIAERVVNPEAMEADDEEEERRPAARTHARNGAAASPRQRR; encoded by the coding sequence ATGCCCAAGATTGACTCACTGCAGACCATGCTCATGGAAGAGCTCAAGGACATCTACGACGCCGAGCAGCGCCTCACGAAAGCGATTCCGAAGATGATCAAGGCCGCATCGGACGAAACGCTGAGCGAAGCGCTTCAGGCACACCTCGAGGAAACGCAAGAACAGGTCACGCGGCTTCAGGAGGCCTTCGAGTCGCTCGGCGCGCCGGCCAAAGCGAAGCCCTGTCCCGGGATGCGCGGGATCATCGAAGAAGGCAGCGAGCACATGAGCGAAGACTACAGCGACGACATGCTGCGCGATGCGGCCATCATCGGCTCGGCACAGCGCGTCGAGCACTACGAGATCGCGGCCTACGGCACCGCGATCGCGCACGCGAAGCTGCTCGGTCTCGACTCGGTGGTCGACCTGCTCGAGCGCAGTCTCCAGGAGGAGAAGGCCGCCGACAAGAAGCTCACCGACATCGCGGAACGGGTCGTCAATCCGGAAGCGATGGAAGCCGACGACGAAGAAGAGGAACGCCGGCCCGCGGCTCGGACGCACGCGCGCAACGGCGCGGCGGCGTCGCCGCGCCAGCGGCGTTAG
- a CDS encoding SRPBCC family protein, with translation MSIAAGLAAAAMCARRTSSSKQPWRWLATGLITRGTTGLCPVNYLIGRGASDEPRIALSGSGGVKIRERIVIRKPIEPLFEFWRDLRNLPHVLSHVEHVDVLDNDRSHWVVRGPAGVRLAWDAETINEVRPTLLAWKSLPGSDVVSAGSVRFRALSPAATALTITLQYEPPAGKVGASLAWLAGQGPAAMLRKDLRRMKQLLEKGTVDEGRSGRAVSTPRPMAQPDMQPS, from the coding sequence GTGTCCATTGCGGCAGGGCTGGCCGCGGCAGCCATGTGCGCGCGCCGCACGTCCTCGTCGAAGCAGCCGTGGCGCTGGCTCGCCACTGGCCTGATCACGCGAGGCACGACGGGCCTGTGTCCCGTGAACTACCTGATCGGCCGCGGCGCGAGCGACGAGCCCAGAATCGCGCTGTCCGGGTCGGGCGGCGTCAAGATTCGGGAGCGGATCGTGATCAGGAAGCCGATCGAGCCGCTCTTCGAGTTCTGGCGCGACCTGAGAAACCTCCCGCACGTGCTCTCGCACGTCGAGCACGTCGACGTCCTCGACAACGATCGGTCGCACTGGGTCGTACGAGGACCGGCGGGCGTGCGGCTGGCGTGGGACGCGGAGACGATCAACGAAGTCCGTCCGACGTTGCTCGCCTGGAAGTCGCTGCCCGGTTCCGATGTCGTCAGCGCCGGGTCGGTGAGGTTCCGTGCCCTCTCGCCCGCAGCGACCGCCCTCACGATCACGCTCCAATACGAGCCGCCGGCAGGCAAGGTCGGCGCGTCGCTGGCGTGGCTGGCCGGCCAGGGGCCGGCCGCGATGCTGCGCAAGGATCTCCGTCGCATGAAGCAACTCCTGGAGAAGGGCACCGTGGACGAAGGTCGCAGCGGCCGCGCCGTCAGCACTCCGCGGCCGATGGCTCAGCCTGACATGCAACCGTCCTGA
- a CDS encoding response regulator has product MIWWGRERVLLHNDAHLALLDSASRHAALGQRGRAAWPAAWPALEPILDAAWAADACGSWTVEHDVLCQADGLADERVLTFTYVPIRDEGGALRGVLGFGTDVTPVVVMARRLQLLEHLCEATLAAETPSAACQRAAEVLAGFSNDIPFALFYLRDASPSALGLAAVAGIQPPAGLAASDGASMALSADELRRADGVVLDLDTRAVDGAGVRVGTCQAYVRTIGSEEDDGQGDGCLVMGLSPRRPFDGDVRRFLDGIASRMSQALRHARDRETARAAMLAVAEADGRRAALLGRLAHELRTPLNAILGWAQVLDHGIAAPEIAKKGLDAIQRNAWRQKHALDALAMVTTATPLAVLPVPRTARLQDPADALQGARILVVDDEPDVRTLLRHVLAEAGADTVLAASVEEALESVLRQPPDLIVSDIGLPGESGYELIRRVRALPADSGGLTPALALTASTGPDDATRALDAGFAIHLQKPVDRQQLLSACAHLLRRRRAGR; this is encoded by the coding sequence GTGATCTGGTGGGGACGCGAGCGAGTGCTGCTGCACAACGATGCGCACCTCGCCCTGCTCGACTCCGCCTCGCGTCACGCGGCGCTCGGGCAGCGCGGGCGGGCCGCCTGGCCGGCGGCCTGGCCCGCGCTGGAACCGATCCTCGACGCCGCCTGGGCCGCCGACGCATGCGGTTCCTGGACGGTGGAGCACGACGTCCTCTGCCAGGCCGACGGCCTCGCCGACGAGCGCGTCCTGACGTTCACCTACGTGCCGATCCGCGACGAAGGCGGGGCGCTGCGCGGCGTGCTCGGCTTCGGCACCGATGTCACGCCGGTCGTGGTGATGGCCAGGCGGCTGCAACTGCTCGAGCATCTGTGCGAGGCCACGCTTGCCGCCGAGACGCCCAGCGCCGCGTGCCAGCGCGCGGCGGAGGTGCTTGCGGGGTTCTCCAACGACATCCCGTTCGCGCTGTTCTACCTGCGCGACGCCAGCCCCTCCGCCCTCGGTCTGGCCGCGGTGGCGGGCATTCAACCCCCGGCGGGCCTCGCCGCGTCCGACGGCGCGTCGATGGCCCTGAGCGCCGACGAGCTTCGTCGCGCCGACGGCGTCGTCCTGGATCTCGACACACGAGCCGTCGACGGTGCCGGGGTCCGCGTGGGAACGTGCCAGGCTTACGTGCGCACCATTGGCTCCGAGGAGGATGACGGGCAGGGCGACGGCTGTCTCGTGATGGGCTTGAGCCCTCGGCGGCCGTTCGACGGTGACGTGCGACGCTTCCTCGACGGCATCGCGTCGAGGATGAGCCAGGCCCTGCGGCACGCCCGCGATCGCGAGACTGCCCGCGCGGCGATGCTGGCCGTCGCCGAAGCCGACGGCCGCCGCGCCGCGTTGCTCGGCCGCCTGGCGCACGAGCTTCGTACGCCGCTCAACGCCATCCTCGGCTGGGCGCAGGTGCTCGACCACGGCATCGCCGCGCCCGAGATCGCGAAGAAGGGGCTCGACGCGATCCAGCGGAACGCGTGGCGCCAGAAGCACGCGCTCGACGCGCTGGCGATGGTGACGACCGCCACGCCGCTCGCCGTCTTGCCCGTGCCGCGCACCGCACGCCTCCAGGATCCAGCGGACGCTCTCCAGGGAGCGAGGATCCTGGTCGTCGACGACGAGCCGGACGTACGCACGCTCCTGCGGCACGTGCTGGCCGAGGCCGGCGCCGACACCGTCCTCGCCGCCTCGGTCGAGGAGGCGCTCGAAAGCGTGCTGCGCCAACCGCCCGATCTCATCGTGAGCGACATCGGACTGCCGGGCGAGAGCGGCTACGAGCTGATCCGCCGAGTGCGTGCGTTGCCCGCCGACAGCGGCGGCCTGACACCCGCGCTTGCGCTGACGGCATCGACCGGGCCGGACGATGCGACGCGGGCGCTGGACGCCGGCTTCGCGATTCACCTGCAGAAGCCAGTCGATCGGCAGCAGTTGCTCAGCGCGTGCGCTCACCTTCTGCGGCGGCGGCGCGCCGGTCGTTAG
- a CDS encoding globin — protein MPGAGAITGKGATIGRVTVFDAIGEDGFARLVRAFYAQVPGDDLLGPMYPADDLPGAEERLRDFLVGRFGGPPRYIERRGHPRLRSRHVPFTIDRAARNRWIRLMIRALDVSAFPSAVDRELRTFFEETATFMINRQDGSSEVIS, from the coding sequence ATGCCGGGAGCTGGAGCGATCACCGGCAAAGGGGCTACGATCGGCCGCGTGACGGTGTTCGACGCGATCGGCGAAGACGGCTTCGCGCGCCTCGTCCGCGCGTTCTACGCGCAGGTACCGGGCGACGATCTGCTGGGCCCGATGTATCCGGCCGACGACCTGCCCGGCGCCGAGGAGCGCCTTCGCGACTTCCTGGTCGGGCGATTCGGCGGTCCGCCGCGGTACATCGAACGTCGCGGACACCCGCGCCTCCGCTCGCGGCACGTGCCGTTCACGATCGATCGCGCGGCGCGCAATCGCTGGATCCGGTTGATGATCCGGGCGCTCGACGTCTCGGCGTTCCCGTCAGCCGTGGACCGGGAGCTCCGCACGTTCTTCGAAGAGACCGCGACGTTCATGATCAACAGGCAGGACGGATCGTCGGAGGTCATCTCATGA
- a CDS encoding response regulator, producing the protein MWTHARAAAGILQREIAKRKRDCETKAGGRHGRNADVSQEPRCAGARRDARGAVVMPRVWHEAGRIGVPRWPAQAIPDEPVSPKLPGERAIDGPDGFEPSLRGCRILVVDDNEDGADSLAMMLELIGGTTSVAYDGETALELLETFKPNVVLLDLSLPGLKGDEVARLIRQRQPERQVLLVAVTGWGRREDRIRSLESGFDYHLVKPVEVQTLQALLWGDPRGCPEQT; encoded by the coding sequence GTGTGGACGCACGCGCGCGCGGCGGCAGGAATCCTGCAAAGGGAGATTGCGAAACGAAAGAGAGATTGCGAAACGAAAGCAGGAGGTCGTCATGGACGCAATGCAGACGTCTCGCAAGAACCTCGGTGCGCCGGTGCACGGCGCGATGCACGCGGTGCGGTCGTGATGCCGCGCGTATGGCACGAGGCGGGCAGGATCGGCGTTCCGCGCTGGCCAGCCCAGGCAATACCGGACGAACCCGTGTCGCCCAAGTTGCCGGGCGAGCGTGCGATTGACGGACCTGATGGGTTCGAACCGAGCCTCCGCGGCTGTCGAATCCTGGTGGTCGACGACAACGAAGACGGCGCCGACAGCCTCGCGATGATGCTCGAGCTGATCGGCGGGACGACGTCGGTGGCGTACGACGGCGAAACGGCACTCGAGTTGCTCGAAACGTTCAAGCCGAATGTCGTCCTGCTCGATCTCAGCCTGCCGGGACTCAAGGGCGATGAGGTCGCGCGCCTGATTCGGCAACGTCAGCCCGAACGGCAGGTGCTGCTCGTCGCCGTCACGGGCTGGGGCCGCCGTGAAGATCGAATCCGCAGTCTCGAGTCGGGGTTCGACTATCACTTGGTGAAGCCCGTCGAGGTGCAGACGCTGCAAGCGCTCCTCTGGGGCGACCCGCGCGGGTGTCCCGAACAAACCTAA
- a CDS encoding UdgX family uracil-DNA binding protein (This protein belongs to the uracil DNA glycosylase superfamily, members of which act in excision repair of DNA. However, it belongs more specifically to UdgX branch, whose founding member was found to bind uracil in DNA (where it does not belong), without cleaving it, appears to promote DNA repair by a pathway involving RecA, rather than base excision.) has protein sequence MAGRKKPRTAGSLTRPAARASLVELREDASRCHRCDLWKRGTQTVFGAGPTDATWMLVGEQPGDQEDLRGEPFVGPAGRVLREALAEAGIALEDVYLTNAVKHFKWRAQGKRRIHEKPNREEVLACRVWLEAELAAVRPRVLVALGATAAAALLGSAVRVQRDRATPQASPLAPVVSLTVHPSSILRAPSTDARHAARSQFIDDLRTIAGLLKRWQRTAKTDKGEKTDTENDKKHEPG, from the coding sequence ATGGCTGGTCGCAAGAAGCCGCGCACCGCCGGCTCGCTCACCAGGCCCGCAGCGCGCGCGTCGCTCGTAGAGCTTCGCGAAGACGCCTCACGCTGCCATCGATGCGATCTCTGGAAACGAGGCACGCAGACCGTGTTCGGCGCCGGACCAACCGACGCGACGTGGATGCTCGTCGGCGAGCAGCCCGGCGATCAGGAGGATCTGCGTGGCGAACCGTTCGTCGGACCCGCGGGCCGCGTGTTGCGCGAGGCGCTCGCGGAGGCTGGCATCGCGCTCGAGGACGTCTACCTGACGAACGCCGTGAAGCACTTCAAGTGGCGCGCGCAGGGCAAACGGCGGATCCACGAGAAACCCAACCGCGAGGAGGTGCTGGCCTGCCGTGTGTGGCTCGAGGCGGAACTGGCCGCCGTGCGCCCGCGCGTGCTGGTGGCCCTGGGAGCGACCGCGGCCGCCGCACTCCTGGGGTCCGCGGTGCGCGTGCAGCGCGACCGCGCGACGCCGCAGGCGTCACCCCTCGCGCCGGTGGTGTCGCTCACGGTCCATCCCTCGTCGATCCTCAGGGCGCCGTCAACCGACGCGCGTCACGCGGCACGCTCGCAGTTCATCGACGACCTTCGCACGATCGCCGGCCTCCTGAAGCGCTGGCAGCGGACTGCGAAAACAGACAAGGGTGAGAAGACCGACACAGAGAACGACAAGAAGCACGAGCCTGGATGA
- a CDS encoding PD40 domain-containing protein, whose product MSLSHSLRAAAPLRLCLLTVLALLAASPARAQSFGQNKVQYGHFDFQVLETPHFDIYFYTRERDAAREVARMAERWYGRLSTVLGAPLIGRQVVVLYASHAEFEQTNVLEGMIPEETGGVTEGLARRIVLPLAASLGESDHVLGHELVHAFQYSILGNRAQAMPLWFMEGMAEYLSLGNRYPQTAMWLRDALIREDLPTLEKLDDPRYFPYRFGHAFWSYIGGRWGDRMIGEILAAVSGGRVVSGDPFGPPTGVQAAGGDPIRVIERLTGLERDALSTAWHEAIGALYRPALADASSRQAEGAVTFAGEDRGSLRIGPALSPDGSRVAFLSERDRLSIELFVANARTGQVERPLTKTAADPHFDSLHFVESSGAWSPDGRQLAVAAAQGGRPVIAILSADNGARDREIPFPALGAVFQPSWSPDGRKIAFTAQAGGVTDLYLVDLQTNEVRQLTHDLFADLQPAWAPNSRDLAFVTDRFGGDLARLSFDRYTLARLDTETGAVSQIETGVDGNAVNPQWASDRELFFISDATGRPDVYRRDLSAARTILVATAPTGISGITALSPALSYSRASGTLAYSVFGGSGYAIQVLPHAPSEAPVAAGAGDLARLPGADRPSRVAALLRQPSEHLPPATVDYPSHPASGRLQLMDVAQSIGATTSTGAFGTYVSGGVMLFFSDVLGNHLLSTGINVAGDIKDTAFQASYLNRTSRWNWGLFGERVPLISGSVTSGYMSLGGQLLYAEQGTLHREIFTQAGAMVAYPFSRATRVELGASMRHVGFDDELRTQFYDPSTGDFLGEDRTDLGGDPALTFADATVALVRDTATFGAVSPLQGERFRFDVSPTFGGLRMVGTTLDYRRYVMPFRPLTIAGRLMHIGRYGMNGEDQRLLPLYLGYNTLVRGYDFNSFGINECTVTTDGSCPEIDRLIGSRIIVANLEARVPIVGLFTGRLDYGPVPAEIFTFFDAGTAWTRATTPTFAGGDRPWVRSVGFGARVNLLGFAIGEFNAARPIDRAGRGWDFVFNFRPGF is encoded by the coding sequence ATGAGCCTCTCGCATTCGCTCCGCGCCGCCGCCCCACTCCGGCTCTGCCTGCTGACCGTGCTCGCGCTGCTCGCCGCGTCGCCCGCTCGGGCTCAGTCCTTCGGCCAGAACAAGGTGCAGTACGGGCACTTCGATTTCCAGGTCCTCGAGACGCCGCACTTCGACATCTACTTCTACACACGCGAGCGCGACGCCGCGCGTGAGGTCGCGCGCATGGCCGAGCGCTGGTACGGCCGCTTGTCGACCGTGCTGGGCGCACCGCTCATCGGCCGGCAGGTCGTCGTGCTCTACGCGTCGCATGCGGAGTTCGAGCAGACGAACGTGCTCGAGGGCATGATTCCCGAAGAGACTGGCGGCGTCACGGAGGGCCTGGCCCGGCGCATCGTGCTGCCGCTGGCGGCCAGCCTCGGCGAGTCCGACCACGTGCTCGGCCACGAGCTCGTGCATGCGTTCCAGTACTCGATCCTGGGCAACCGGGCGCAGGCCATGCCGCTGTGGTTCATGGAAGGCATGGCGGAGTACCTGTCGCTCGGCAACCGCTATCCCCAGACCGCGATGTGGCTGCGCGACGCGCTGATTCGCGAGGATCTGCCGACGCTCGAGAAGCTCGACGATCCGCGCTACTTCCCGTATCGCTTCGGGCACGCGTTCTGGAGCTACATCGGCGGGCGATGGGGCGATCGAATGATCGGCGAGATCCTCGCGGCGGTGAGCGGCGGCCGCGTGGTGAGCGGCGATCCGTTCGGGCCGCCCACGGGGGTCCAGGCCGCCGGAGGCGATCCGATCCGCGTCATCGAGCGATTGACCGGCCTCGAGCGCGATGCGCTCTCGACCGCCTGGCACGAGGCGATCGGCGCGCTCTACCGGCCCGCGCTCGCCGACGCCTCGTCGCGGCAAGCGGAAGGGGCGGTGACGTTCGCCGGCGAGGATCGCGGGTCGCTGCGGATCGGCCCGGCGCTCAGCCCGGACGGCTCACGCGTCGCGTTTCTCTCCGAGCGGGATCGGCTGTCGATCGAGCTTTTCGTCGCGAACGCCAGGACCGGACAGGTCGAACGGCCGCTGACCAAGACGGCTGCCGATCCGCACTTCGACAGCCTGCATTTCGTCGAGTCGTCGGGCGCGTGGTCGCCCGACGGCCGGCAGCTCGCCGTCGCCGCGGCCCAGGGCGGCCGGCCGGTGATCGCGATCCTCTCGGCCGACAACGGCGCACGCGACCGCGAGATCCCGTTCCCGGCCCTCGGGGCGGTGTTCCAGCCGAGCTGGTCGCCCGACGGCCGGAAGATCGCGTTCACGGCGCAGGCCGGCGGCGTGACCGATCTGTATCTCGTGGACCTGCAGACGAACGAGGTCCGCCAGCTCACGCACGATCTGTTCGCCGACCTGCAGCCCGCCTGGGCGCCGAACTCGCGCGATCTCGCGTTCGTGACGGATCGGTTCGGCGGCGATCTCGCGCGGCTGTCGTTCGATCGCTACACGCTCGCCCGGCTCGACACCGAGACCGGCGCGGTCAGCCAGATCGAGACCGGCGTCGACGGCAATGCCGTCAACCCGCAGTGGGCGTCCGATCGCGAGCTGTTCTTCATCTCGGACGCCACGGGCCGGCCGGACGTCTATCGCCGCGACCTGTCCGCGGCGCGAACGATCCTCGTCGCCACCGCACCGACCGGCATCTCGGGCATCACGGCCCTGAGCCCGGCGCTGTCGTATTCGCGCGCGAGCGGCACGCTGGCGTACTCGGTCTTCGGCGGCTCCGGATACGCCATCCAGGTGCTGCCGCACGCGCCGAGCGAGGCGCCGGTGGCGGCCGGCGCGGGTGATCTCGCTCGGTTGCCCGGCGCCGACCGCCCATCTCGAGTCGCCGCGCTGCTGCGCCAGCCGTCCGAGCACCTGCCGCCCGCGACCGTCGACTACCCGAGCCACCCGGCATCCGGCCGGCTCCAGTTGATGGACGTCGCGCAGTCGATCGGCGCGACGACGAGCACGGGCGCCTTCGGAACGTACGTGAGCGGCGGCGTCATGCTCTTCTTCAGCGACGTGCTCGGCAACCATCTCTTGTCGACCGGCATCAACGTCGCCGGCGACATCAAGGACACCGCCTTCCAAGCGTCGTACCTGAACCGCACGTCGCGCTGGAACTGGGGCCTCTTCGGCGAGCGCGTGCCGCTCATCAGCGGCTCGGTCACGAGCGGGTACATGTCGCTCGGCGGCCAACTGCTCTACGCCGAACAAGGCACGCTCCATCGTGAGATCTTCACGCAGGCAGGCGCGATGGTCGCGTATCCGTTCAGCCGGGCCACGCGCGTCGAGCTGGGCGCTTCGATGCGGCACGTGGGGTTCGACGACGAACTGCGGACGCAGTTCTACGACCCATCCACCGGCGACTTCCTCGGCGAGGACCGGACGGACCTCGGGGGCGACCCCGCCCTGACGTTCGCCGACGCGACCGTCGCGCTCGTCCGCGACACGGCCACGTTCGGCGCCGTGAGCCCGCTTCAAGGCGAGCGGTTCCGCTTCGACGTGTCGCCGACCTTCGGCGGCCTCCGGATGGTGGGCACGACGCTCGACTACCGCCGCTACGTGATGCCATTCCGGCCGCTGACGATCGCCGGACGGCTGATGCACATCGGCCGATACGGCATGAACGGCGAAGACCAGCGCCTGTTGCCGCTGTACCTCGGCTACAACACGCTCGTCCGCGGCTACGACTTCAACTCGTTCGGCATCAATGAGTGCACCGTGACCACGGACGGGTCCTGCCCGGAGATCGACCGCCTCATCGGCAGCCGCATCATCGTCGCGAACCTCGAGGCACGGGTGCCGATCGTGGGGCTGTTCACCGGACGCCTCGACTACGGCCCGGTGCCGGCCGAGATCTTCACCTTCTTCGACGCGGGCACCGCGTGGACGCGCGCGACGACGCCGACGTTTGCCGGCGGCGATCGGCCATGGGTGCGCAGCGTCGGGTTCGGCGCGCGCGTGAACCTGCTGGGCTTCGCGATCGGAGAGTTCAACGCCGCCCGCCCCATCGACCGCGCCGGCCGTGGGTGGGACTTCGTGTTCAATTTCCGGCCGGGGTTCTGA
- a CDS encoding NTP transferase domain-containing protein, which yields MRRPGKAAVILAGGDGVRLRAFTRAVSGEDRPKQFCRLLGAKTLLSATLERASLLVAPEHTLCVVTRHHEPFYREELCDVGDARLIVQPANRGTAAAFAYALARIAGAGDPDLIVGFFPSDHHYADPVAFHRAMTAAYAVAATDRARVFLIGAHADRAETDYGWIEPGPPLSMPLGARHAGRVRSVAGFIEKPSDAEAARLLAAGCLWNTFVVVGHQRAFRALFDAAAPGFFGPFAHVATQPSVADERRLAEQWYAALRPVDFSRDVLTPQVDHLGVVRLHGAGWTDLGQPTRVLDVMATHGRTAPARNVAV from the coding sequence ATGAGGCGTCCAGGTAAGGCGGCGGTGATCCTGGCAGGTGGCGACGGCGTCCGATTGCGCGCGTTCACGCGCGCCGTCTCGGGCGAGGATCGTCCGAAGCAATTCTGCCGTCTGCTCGGCGCGAAGACACTGCTCTCGGCGACGCTCGAACGCGCCTCCCTCTTAGTGGCACCGGAACACACACTGTGTGTCGTCACCCGGCACCACGAGCCGTTCTACCGTGAAGAGCTGTGTGACGTCGGAGACGCACGGCTGATCGTGCAGCCCGCGAATCGCGGAACCGCCGCGGCATTTGCTTACGCGCTCGCGCGGATCGCCGGTGCGGGCGATCCCGATCTCATCGTCGGGTTCTTTCCGTCAGACCATCACTACGCGGATCCCGTCGCGTTCCATCGCGCGATGACGGCCGCGTACGCCGTGGCCGCGACGGATCGCGCGCGCGTGTTCCTCATCGGCGCGCACGCCGACCGGGCCGAGACCGACTACGGGTGGATCGAACCCGGGCCTCCGCTGTCGATGCCGCTCGGCGCTCGCCACGCCGGGCGCGTGCGTTCGGTGGCGGGATTCATCGAGAAGCCGTCGGATGCCGAAGCGGCCAGGCTGCTCGCCGCCGGCTGTCTCTGGAACACGTTCGTCGTCGTCGGCCATCAGCGCGCCTTCCGCGCGTTGTTCGATGCCGCGGCGCCCGGCTTCTTCGGGCCGTTCGCGCACGTGGCGACGCAGCCGAGCGTCGCCGACGAGCGGAGGCTCGCCGAGCAATGGTATGCCGCGCTCCGGCCGGTGGACTTCTCGCGAGACGTTCTGACGCCGCAGGTCGATCACCTCGGCGTCGTACGGCTCCACGGCGCCGGCTGGACCGATCTCGGCCAGCCGACGCGCGTGCTCGACGTCATGGCGACGCACGGCCGGACTGCTCCGGCTCGGAACGTGGCGGTGTGA